From one Liolophura sinensis isolate JHLJ2023 chromosome 10, CUHK_Ljap_v2, whole genome shotgun sequence genomic stretch:
- the LOC135476103 gene encoding uncharacterized protein LOC135476103, whose translation MAAVHLLALTLLFMVATRVLGIGEDCSVASDCAKEECCLSHGGLKGKREALGSCHALGHSGQKCFVENRFASHGVYYSCPCASGYHCKGQRLIEIPYGETGTCERRVKSCATGADCAEDECCMSLIRPIGKRKRAMNECRKLGNVKDSCLVSLGSGKKDHSTFQCPCKASLKCHPNGQFDMPLGAMGYCG comes from the exons GTGGCTACCAGGGTCCTAGGGATCGGGGAAGATTGTTCCGTGGCGTCAGACTGTGCTAAAGAGGAATGCTGTCTGTCACACGGAGGACTTAAGGGCAAAAGGGAAGCCCTGGGGAGCTGTCATGCACTGGGGCACTCTGGACAAA aatgCTTCGTCGAGAACCGCTTCGCCTCCCACGGTGTCTATTACTCGTGCCCATGTGCCTCGGGGTATCACTGTAAAGGCCAAAGGCTGATTGAGATCCCATACGGCGAGACCG GGACATGTGAGAGACGTGTGAAGTCCTGTGCTACTGGCGCCGACTGCGCAGAGGACGAGTGCTGTATGTCGCTAATACGGCCAATTGGAAAACGGAAGAGGGCAATGAACGAGTGTCGTAAACTGGGGAATGTCAAAGACA GTTGTCTCGTGTCGTTGGGATCGGGGAAGAAAGACCACTCGACATTCCAGTGTCCGTGTAAGGCCTCTCTGAAGTGTCACCCTAATGGCCAGTTTGATATGCCACTCGGAGCTATGG GTTATTGCGGATAA